From Pectinophora gossypiella chromosome 18, ilPecGoss1.1, whole genome shotgun sequence, one genomic window encodes:
- the LOC126375061 gene encoding L-threonine ammonia-lyase-like produces MMNQDIDFDEYCDPNNPRKIKYDDILAASRRIVGGVVRTPCSKAHMSDKLGMEVFLKQEFLQYTGCFKERGVRNTLMLLSDEQKKYGVISATTGNHGIAMGHHANVMSIPCVVVMPITTAMNKVSKCERTGAKVLLHGANINEAKSHAMGIRSEKRMTYINGYDHPNIMEGQGTVGIEIIEQVPGVDAVLVPVGGGSLLAGVAVAIKHLKPDTEIYGIETDKTCSMVESLRKNERVMMEIGSTIADGLAVGMVGVNSFHNTKGLVDKMIVVKEDWVARAIMHLVEDEKFIVEGAGATTYASVMAGLFPNLKGKKVVCILSGGNIDSTILARALERGMSAEGRLVKFKVTVHDRPGGMAELCALLANMGITLRDLVPERAWVKADVFSVQLKIIAETRGWDHLKELVEQIKKHYKEYFFQDMGDRSDKAPTTRRGPCLAPNPVCMQK; encoded by the exons ATGATGAACCAA GATATTGATTTTGACGAATATTGTGATCCGAACAATCCAAGAAAAATCAAATATGACGACATCCTCGCAGCCTCTAGGAGAATCGTTGGTGGTGTGGTCAGGACACCATGTTCA AAAGCGCACATGTCCGACAAACTTGGAATGGAAGTATTTCTGAAGCAAGAATTTTTACAATACACTGGATG TTTCAAGGAGCGTGGAGTCCGTAACACGTTGATGTTGCTGTCGGACGAACAGAAGAAGTATGGGGTGATAAGCGCGACGACCGGGAACCATGGCATTGCTATGGGCCACCACGCGAACGTGATGAGCATACCCTGTGTAGTGGTTATGCCTATCACTACTGCCATGAATAAAGTCTCCAAATGCGAGCGGACCGGGGCGAAAGTTCTTTTACACGGCGCTAATATAAATGAAGCCAAATCACACGCTATGGGTATCCGTAGTGAGAAAAGGATGACCTACATCAATGG ATATGATCATCCAAACATCATGGAAGGACAGGGTACCGTGGGCATAGAGATCATAGAACAAGTGCCTGGAGTGGACGCTGTGCTGGTGCCCGTGGGCGGAGGCAGCTTGCTTGCAGGCGTCGCAGTCGCTATCAAGCACCTCAAGCCTGACACTGAGATTTAC GGAATTGAAACAGACAAGACTTGTAGCATGGTTGAGTCACTAAGGAAAAATGAACGAGTCATGATGGAAATTGGATCCACAATTGCTGACGGGCTCGCCGTCGGCATGGTTGGAGTAAATAGCTTTCACAACACCAAAGGACTTGTGGATAAAAtg ATCGTAGTGAAAGAAGACTGGGTAGCGCGCGCTATTATGCACCTCGTGGAAGATGAAAAGTTTATAGTAGAAGGTGCTGGTGCGACTACGTATGCATCGGTCATGGCAGGACTGTTTCCCAACCTCAAAGGGAAAAA AGTGGTGTGTATATTGAGTGGAGGCAACATCGACTCGACAATTCTGGCGCGTGCGTTGGAACGAGGCATGTCAGCAGAGGGTCGACTGGTGAAGTTCAAGGTGACGGTGCACGACCGGCCGGGAGGCATGGCGGAGCTGTGCGCCCTACTTGCTAATATGGGCATCACTCTGCGGGACCTCGTGCCTGAGCGCGCCTGGGTCAAAGCGGATGTCTTTAGTGTTCAG TTGAAAATCATAGCTGAAACTAGAGGCTGGGACCACCTGAAGGAGCTGGTAGAACAGATAAAGAAACATTACAAAGAGTATTTCTTCCAAGATATGGGCGATCGCTCGGACAAAGCCCCGACCACGAGACGCGGGCCCTGTCTTGCCCCCAACCCTGTTTGCATGCAGAAGTAA
- the LOC126375062 gene encoding L-threonine dehydratase catabolic TdcB-like, whose product MPKPPKAPAEAPRPSMGESPGVLSKRTNSKKSSWCPKVEIEFDPQCDPQNPKAINYKEIIKAAGEIGETIPKTPLVKSRCCNRFGLQLYYKIETLHRTGSFNERGALNALLSLTPAEQDAGVITASLGNFGMALSYHARKMNVRARIIFPEKTPAMYVDKCKQYGAKVYIDGENFMEARHQAFVMAIDLGSVYINGYDNPSVIAGCGTIGLEILEELPEADVIIVPVGGGALIAGIAEATKHIKPDIQIYGVEPDKCCCFFKAMEKDGIFETEVRQSVAGSLAIPTAGCNSFHTAKPYISKMILVDDDWIMRAILHFAEEEKLVAEGAGATSLSALMAMPNILPELKDKVVVCIMSGSNIDNITFPRCLTRAKAVEGSLIKISFKMMVETRDLEHSCQVKRVLNKLFPDKCEFLEDPFSPIPICSCFPKKQGPPAAIDQSKKVVGKK is encoded by the exons ATGCCTAAACCTCCGAAAGCCCCAGCAGAAGCACCCAGGCCCTCTATGGGGGAATCTCCTGGAGTGTTATCAAAACGCACTAACAGTAAGAAAAGCAGTTGGTGTCCT AAAGTAGAAATAGAATTTGACCCACAATGCGATCCTCAAAACCCAAAGGCCATTAATTACAAGGAGATCATTAAAGCTGCCGGCGAGATCGGCGAGACTATACCGAAGACTCCACTCGTT AAATCTCGATGCTGTAACAGATTTGGGCTACAATTATATTACAAGATTGAAACTCTACATCGGACTGGCAG tttcAATGAACGTGGAGCTCTAAACGCTTTACTCAGTCTGACTCCTGCGGAACAGGACGCCGGAGTTATAACTGCTTCGCTGGGCAACTTTGGAATG GCTTTATCTTATCACGCCCGCAAGATGAATGTGAGGGCGAGGATAATATTCCCCGAGAAAACCCCGGCTATGTATGTTGACAAGTGTAAGCAATACGGCGCAAAAGTTTATATTGACGGAGAAAACTTTATGGAAGCCAGACACCAGGCGTTCGTAATGGCTATCGACTTAGGATCCGTTTATATTAATGG TTACGATAACCCAAGCGTGATAGCCGGGTGTGGCACCATTGGGCTGGAAATATTAGAGGAGCTGCCTGAAGCTGACGTCATCATTGTGCCTGTAGGTGGTGGGGCATTAATAGCTGGCATTGCCGAAGCTACGAAACATATCAAGCCTGATATCCAGATTTAT GGCGTAGAACCAGATAAATGCTGTTGTTTCTTCAAGGCCATGGAGAAGGATGGCATCTTTGAGACAGAAGTCAGACAAAGTGTGGCGGGGTCCTTAGCGATTCCAACTGCTGGCTGTAATTCATTCCACACAGCGAAACCTTACATTAGTAAAATG ATCCTCGTCGACGATGACTGGATAATGAGAGCCATCCTCCACTTCGCTGAGGAAGAGAAGCTGGTCGCCGAGGGCGCGGGAGCAACAAGCCTTAGTGCTCTGATGGCCATGCCCAACATCCTCCCGGAATTGAAAGATAAAGT TGTCGTGTGCATCATGTCTGGCAGTAATATAGACAACATTACGTTCCCTCGATGTTTGACGCGAGCTAAAGCAGTAGAAGGGAGTCTTATTAAAATTTCG TTTAAAATGATGGTAGAAACTCGGGACCTAGAACACTCGTGTCAAGTGAAGCGGGTATTGAACAAACTGTTCCCGGACAAATGCGAATTTTTAGAAGATCCCTTCAGCCCTATTCCTATCTGTTCGTGTTTCCCCAAGAAACAAGGACCACCAGCAGCTATAGACCAGTCTAAGAAAGTAGttggtaaaaaataa
- the LOC126375063 gene encoding L-threonine ammonia-lyase-like, with the protein MTRRIEDFDEFCDPDNPKILKYEEVSEASALINPYIQRVSLLSSHSSKKFAINLHYKCENLQRTGSFKERGVINALLHLPLDKKKLGVVVASLGNEGISMSYYGAKFNIPVIIVIPTSVQINYTQRCHSYGAKVLVQGSNLAEAMRYARGIARDKGLTYINSRDHPHMLSGYGTLASEILQEMPSVDAIMVPIGTGGLAAAVSSVVKHLKPKCLVYGIQPETTPTFFKMLQHSDNEPVLVVNKPTMADSTSVTQIGVNSFAMVQPYLDKMLLVKEEWIARAMLHMFERQKMVVEGAAACPLAAILGSLVPELKMKNVVMVLTGGNVNNLLYSRCLERGLSAEGRLVKFTVGIQDNTPSQKQLLNLLASGGYDLIHQFQTHKWLDYDEYKLEMCLVCAAKHLEHALELKRIIDRAYPFNVVFETEPFNDKRTCPCYVYKNICVY; encoded by the exons ATGACCCGAcgaatt GAAGATTTTGATGAGTTTTGTGATCCAGACAATCCAAAAATATTAAAGTATGAGGAAGTATCAGAAGCATCTGCTTTGATTAATCCTTATATTCAACGCGTATCATTGTTG TCTTCACACAGCTCAAAGAAATTTGCAATCAATTTGCATTACAAATGTGAAAATCTGCAGAGAACTGGcag CTTTAAAGAAAGGGGTGTCATAAACGCGTTGCTGCACCTTCCACTGGACAAGAAGAAATTGGGCGTGGTTGTGGCTTCACTAGGGAACGAAGGCATTTCGATGAGCTATTACGGCGCTAAGTTTAACATACCGGTGATAATCGTGATACCAACTAGTGTCCAGATCAACTACACGCAGAGATGCCACAGCTATGGGGCTAAAGTGCTCGTGCAAGGCTCAAACTTAGCAGAAGCAATGAGATACGCTCGAGGCATTGCACGAGACAAAGGTCTAACGTATATAAACAG TCGAGATCACCCGCACATGCTGTCTGGCTACGGCACTCTAGCGTCGGAGATCCTCCAGGAAATGCCATCAGTAGATGCTATCATGGTCCCGATCGGCACCGGAGGCTTGGCTGCTGCGGTGTCTAGCGTCGTCAAACACCTCAAGCCGAAATGCCTTGTCTAT GGTATCCAACCGGAGACTACTCCGACCTTCTTCAAGATGCTGCAGCACAGTGACAACGAGCCAGTACTGGTGGTCAACAAGCCGACCATGGCTGACAGCACCTCCGTCACACAAATCGGCGTCAACTCCTTCGCCATGGTGCAGCCGTACCTTGACAAAATG TTGTTGGTGAAAGAGGAGTGGATAGCTCGAGCTATGCTGCACATGTTCGAGAGACAGAAGATGGTGGTGGAGGGCGCCGCTGCGTGCCCGCTCGCTGCCATATTAGGCAGCCTCGTGccggagctcaagatgaaaaa TGTAGTGATGGTTCTAACTGGAGGCAATGTGAACAACCTCCTGTATTCCCGATGCTTGGAGCGCGGCCTGTCCGCCGAAGGCCGTCTTGTCAAGTTCACG GTGGGAATACAAGATAACACACCAAGCCAAAAGCAACTACTCAATTTGCTAGCGAGCGGCGGATACGATTTGATACATCAGTTCCAAACTCACAAGTGGCTTGACTACGACGAATACAAACTGGAG ATGTGTCTAGTCTGTGCAGCCAAACACCTAGAACACGCATTAGAGTTGAAGAGAATCATAGACCGCGCATACCCATTCAATGTTGTATTCGAGACGGAACCCTTCAATGACAAGAGAACCTGCCCGTgctatgtttataaaaatatttgcgtATATTAA
- the LOC126375014 gene encoding pterin-4-alpha-carbinolamine dehydratase — translation MALTRSLYGVSSLAIHFHPAARSAGQYARARVSSINARPAVGFATASSTTTKLRKMADKLNSQERETELQPLLKSGWKVQSNRDAIEKEFQFKDFNQAFGFMTRVALLADKMDHHPEWFNVYNKIQVTLSSHDVNGLSKRDIKMATFMDKIFQ, via the exons ATGGCGCTTACAAGGAGTTTGTATGGAGTGAGTTCACTAGCGATACACTTTCACCCCGCCGCAAGGTCGGCTGGCCAATACGCGCGAGCGCGAGTCTCTTCGATCAATGCGAGGCCAGCCGTCGGATTCGCCACAGCTTCCTCGACAACTACTAAATTGAGGAAAATG gcagataaattAAACTCCCAAGAGCGTGAGACAGAGCTGCAGCCACTTCTGAAGTCTGGCTGGAAGGTCCAGAGCAACCGCGATGCCATCGAAAAGGAGTTCCAGTTTAAAGACTTTAACCAGGCATTTGGCTTCATGACCCGTGTTGCACTGCTCGCAGATAAGATGGACCACCACCCTGAATGGTTCAATGTTTACAACAAGATTCAG GTAACACTATCTTCTCACGATGTGAACGGCCTCAGCAAACGAGAcatcaaaatggccacattcaTGGATAAGATCTTCCAATAA